A window from Listeria seeligeri serovar 1/2b str. SLCC3954 encodes these proteins:
- a CDS encoding site-2 protease family protein, translated as MPSFLAYPLELIPYVLVTLLIAFTIHEWSHALVALAFGDDTAKNQGRLSLNPLVHIDLFGLLLILIAGFGWAKPTPVNRFKLKKRRLGSVLVSLAGPISNLLLAIIGVGIYSILLNTSYEYGSVIPTFLMVFVNLNIVLFVFNLIPLPPLDGYQVLIEFLPLSARAKLEPVERYAMLIFLIIALTPISQFTIQPIFNTVIPFVYRMILGVFGLTPF; from the coding sequence ATGCCTAGTTTTCTTGCTTATCCACTTGAACTCATTCCTTATGTGTTGGTTACACTATTAATTGCTTTTACTATTCACGAATGGTCGCACGCTTTAGTGGCTCTTGCGTTTGGTGATGACACAGCCAAAAACCAAGGAAGGTTATCACTAAATCCGCTAGTACATATTGATTTATTTGGTTTGCTACTAATACTTATTGCTGGATTTGGTTGGGCTAAACCTACACCTGTAAACCGTTTTAAACTGAAAAAAAGACGGTTAGGTAGTGTTTTAGTATCTCTGGCTGGTCCGATTAGTAACTTGCTACTCGCAATAATTGGTGTGGGGATATATTCGATACTTTTAAACACTTCCTATGAATATGGCTCAGTAATCCCAACATTTTTAATGGTTTTTGTGAATTTAAATATTGTTTTATTTGTATTTAACTTAATTCCACTTCCGCCGCTAGATGGCTATCAAGTGCTTATTGAATTTTTACCACTTTCTGCAAGGGCAAAACTAGAGCCTGTAGAGCGCTACGCAATGCTTATTTTCCTAATAATTGCATTAACGCCAATTTCGCAGTTCACTATTCAACCTATTTTTAACACGGTTATTCCGTTTGTTTATCGGATGATTTTAGGGGTTTTTGGCCTAACACCATTTTAA
- a CDS encoding 2-hydroxymuconate tautomerase: MPFVTIQFLEGRSDEQKKALVSEVTDVVSKNLKAPKENIHVILEEMKKTDYAVGGVRKSDI, from the coding sequence ATGCCATTTGTTACCATTCAATTTCTAGAAGGTCGTAGTGATGAACAAAAGAAAGCTCTCGTTAGTGAAGTTACTGACGTCGTTTCTAAAAACCTAAAAGCTCCAAAAGAAAATATTCATGTTATTTTAGAAGAAATGAAAAAAACAGATTACGCTGTTGGCGGCGTAAGAAAATCTGATATTTAA
- a CDS encoding HD domain-containing protein: MNYLTEKLLEEKVFKDPVHGYVHVSDRVIWDLIATKEFQRLRRIHQLGTTSLTFHGAEHSRFNHSLGVYEIVRQMIDVTFAKEPQLDVEERMVALCAALLHDLGHGPFSHAFEKVFGTDHEQFTQEIIIGNTEVSEVLARVGEDFPLKVAAIIKKNYPNQTLVKLISSQIDADRMDYLLRDAYYTGVSYGKFDLERILRVLRPSPDGNGVIVKYSGMHAVEDYIMSRYQMYQQVYFHPVSRSGEVLLWKILERAKKLYCAGYEFQVTPIQILPFFDEEVELKEYIVLDDIVLMYYFSIWQEESDPILSDLCQRFLNRRLLRYLNYNPKEDAELYAELKGLLEKADIDPSYYLVIDSSSDLPYDYYRPGVGSGKDPIQLLMGDGELHELSTESPVVEAIGRERRTDIKLYYPLDFIESGQVNSEIAERMISLIHAHSLKEK, encoded by the coding sequence ATGAATTATTTAACAGAAAAGTTACTGGAAGAAAAAGTGTTTAAAGATCCTGTTCATGGATACGTACATGTTTCTGATAGAGTGATTTGGGATTTAATTGCCACGAAAGAATTTCAACGCTTGCGACGAATTCACCAGTTAGGTACTACTTCACTTACTTTCCACGGTGCTGAACACAGCCGTTTCAACCATTCTTTAGGTGTGTACGAAATTGTACGACAAATGATTGATGTTACTTTTGCAAAAGAACCTCAGCTAGACGTGGAAGAACGGATGGTTGCTTTATGTGCAGCGCTTTTACATGATTTAGGTCATGGGCCATTTTCTCATGCATTTGAAAAAGTGTTTGGGACGGATCATGAACAATTTACACAAGAAATTATTATTGGAAATACAGAAGTTAGTGAAGTATTGGCGCGTGTGGGAGAAGATTTTCCACTTAAAGTAGCTGCTATTATTAAAAAAAATTACCCTAATCAAACGCTCGTTAAGTTAATTTCGAGCCAAATTGATGCTGATCGAATGGATTATTTATTGCGAGATGCATATTATACAGGTGTTAGTTACGGTAAATTTGACTTGGAACGGATTTTGCGAGTGCTTCGTCCGAGTCCGGATGGTAATGGTGTGATTGTTAAATATTCTGGAATGCATGCGGTAGAGGATTATATTATGAGTCGCTACCAGATGTATCAACAAGTATATTTTCACCCTGTGAGCCGTAGTGGGGAAGTATTGCTGTGGAAAATCTTAGAACGGGCTAAAAAACTTTATTGTGCTGGCTATGAATTTCAGGTTACTCCGATTCAAATACTGCCATTTTTTGATGAGGAAGTGGAATTGAAAGAGTATATTGTTTTGGATGATATTGTTCTAATGTACTATTTTTCGATTTGGCAAGAAGAGAGTGACCCGATTTTAAGTGATTTATGTCAAAGATTTTTGAATAGAAGGTTACTTAGATATCTTAATTATAATCCTAAAGAAGATGCAGAGCTATATGCTGAATTAAAAGGCTTACTAGAAAAAGCGGACATTGATCCGTCCTATTATTTAGTAATCGATTCTTCTAGTGATTTGCCGTATGATTATTATCGTCCGGGTGTAGGTAGTGGAAAAGATCCAATTCAGTTGCTGATGGGAGATGGTGAACTACATGAATTATCCACAGAATCTCCCGTTGTAGAGGCAATTGGTCGAGAGCGACGGACGGATATCAAATTATATTATCCACTTGATTTTATTGAAAGCGGCCAAGTGAATTCAGAAATTGCGGAGAGGATGATTTCGTTAATTCACGCGCACTCTCTTAAAGAAAAATAA
- the lipL gene encoding lipoyl-[GcvH]:protein N-lipoyltransferase gives MNIEETLLKQEMWRFIDNTTINPAFDAIQSFATDDTLCRSVGSRMSPATIRGWVHEKTVSLGIQDSKLPDIDKGISFLQAQGYRVVVRNSGGLAVVLDSGVLNLSMVLPDAERGIAIERGYETMFTLIKDMFVDCNEVIKAKEIVHSYCPGSYDLSIQGQKFAGISQRRMAKGVAVQIYLAVEGDQVARSELIREFYTISGKDKQSKYTFPDVDPKVMGTLSELMKEDINVNNCLTRLFNSLRHYAGELVSGTLTAEELDLFPVYYERLIARNDKVLA, from the coding sequence ATGAATATCGAGGAAACATTACTAAAACAAGAGATGTGGCGCTTCATTGATAATACAACGATTAATCCGGCATTTGATGCAATCCAATCATTTGCTACAGACGATACACTATGTCGCTCGGTTGGGTCGCGAATGTCTCCTGCCACTATTCGTGGTTGGGTTCATGAGAAGACTGTTTCGCTTGGAATACAAGATTCTAAGTTGCCAGATATAGATAAAGGAATTTCCTTTTTACAAGCTCAAGGTTACCGAGTCGTTGTTCGAAACTCAGGCGGACTTGCTGTAGTGCTTGATTCGGGTGTGCTAAATCTTTCAATGGTGCTTCCGGATGCCGAACGAGGAATTGCGATAGAGCGTGGCTACGAAACCATGTTTACCCTTATTAAAGACATGTTTGTTGATTGCAATGAAGTAATTAAAGCGAAGGAGATTGTTCATTCTTATTGTCCTGGAAGTTATGATCTCAGTATTCAAGGGCAAAAATTCGCCGGTATCTCCCAGCGTAGAATGGCGAAAGGTGTGGCTGTTCAGATCTATTTAGCTGTTGAAGGTGATCAAGTGGCGCGTTCCGAACTAATTCGCGAATTTTACACAATTAGTGGAAAAGATAAGCAATCTAAGTATACATTTCCGGATGTGGATCCAAAAGTAATGGGAACACTATCCGAATTGATGAAAGAAGATATAAACGTTAATAACTGCTTAACAAGGTTATTTAATAGTTTGCGCCATTATGCTGGAGAACTAGTGTCGGGCACGCTAACAGCAGAAGAACTCGACTTATTCCCAGTCTATTATGAACGTTTAATTGCAAGAAATGACAAAGTACTTGCTTAG
- a CDS encoding YxeA family protein — protein sequence MKKGIFGLLAALFVITMVVIEFSSPVGSAANTYYVTIKNDGKEVTKSKFKGYSFNESCLDNNGNSQKINFMSNTQLKKNKQYKIVVQDNQLLVQAKEINNVPLASSK from the coding sequence ATGAAAAAGGGAATTTTCGGTTTACTGGCGGCGCTTTTTGTCATAACAATGGTTGTAATTGAGTTTTCATCACCAGTTGGCTCCGCAGCGAATACATATTACGTTACAATCAAAAACGATGGAAAAGAAGTAACAAAATCAAAGTTTAAAGGATATTCTTTTAATGAATCATGCTTAGATAATAATGGTAACAGCCAAAAAATCAACTTCATGTCTAATACCCAATTAAAAAAGAATAAACAGTATAAAATCGTCGTACAAGACAATCAGTTACTTGTTCAAGCCAAGGAAATAAACAATGTACCACTCGCAAGTAGTAAATAA
- a CDS encoding peptide ABC transporter substrate-binding protein, which produces MHKTARKMLAALSLLCLLVLTACQSGDNGESESVKSEKKAKVVNIMETSGIPNASPTLADNSVSFRVINQIFEGLYRLDKDGKPALALAASEPEEKNGGKTLIFKIREDANWSNGDPVTAADFEYAWKKVVDPKTAAAYGPQMEEIVKNATQILKGEMSPDKLGIKALDKKTLQIELENPVPIFKELLTTGTFFPQNQAFVEKQGDRYGTNSDTLISNGPYKLENWNGTNLTWDYIKNPTYWDEKSVATEKIHVNVVKDTSAALNLYNTGKLDRVELDGEFVKRYQDDKNFHKEATGRSVYMKMNQGKDGEKTDLANLNIRRGLAMAIDKAGMVDTLLANGSKVLNGDVPGGIMFDPETKEDFRKQNGDLLKFDQKEAASAWSQGLKEIGKTELTLTLTSGDTSLQRKQTEFIQNQLEENLPGLTVKLKNVTNQASFQADVTQDFELLLGGWGGDYQDPLTYLNLFLTNSPGNHTGFSNAKYDELVLGAKGELSANPEKRWQALLDAEKILLKDNAVLIPLYQGGRAYLQKSDLENYTTYPIGSENYKWIEKK; this is translated from the coding sequence TTGCATAAAACAGCCAGAAAAATGTTAGCAGCACTTAGTTTGCTATGTTTACTTGTACTTACAGCTTGTCAGTCTGGCGATAATGGGGAAAGCGAAAGCGTGAAATCAGAAAAGAAAGCAAAAGTAGTTAACATCATGGAAACGAGTGGGATTCCAAATGCGAGTCCAACACTTGCGGATAATAGTGTAAGTTTCCGAGTAATCAATCAAATATTTGAAGGGTTATATCGATTAGATAAAGATGGCAAACCAGCACTTGCTTTAGCTGCTAGTGAACCAGAAGAAAAAAATGGCGGAAAGACACTCATTTTTAAAATCCGTGAAGATGCTAATTGGTCAAATGGAGACCCTGTAACAGCAGCAGATTTTGAATATGCGTGGAAAAAAGTAGTGGATCCAAAAACTGCCGCAGCTTATGGACCACAAATGGAAGAAATCGTAAAAAATGCCACCCAAATTTTAAAAGGAGAAATGTCTCCGGATAAGCTGGGTATTAAAGCATTAGATAAAAAAACTTTGCAAATCGAACTTGAAAATCCAGTCCCAATTTTCAAAGAACTATTAACAACTGGAACCTTTTTCCCGCAAAATCAAGCGTTCGTTGAGAAACAAGGTGATCGCTACGGAACAAATAGTGACACACTCATTTCAAATGGGCCGTACAAACTTGAAAACTGGAATGGAACTAATTTAACATGGGATTACATCAAAAACCCCACTTACTGGGATGAAAAAAGTGTGGCAACGGAAAAAATTCATGTAAATGTCGTAAAAGATACAAGTGCGGCACTAAATTTATATAATACAGGCAAATTGGACCGAGTGGAACTGGATGGAGAATTTGTTAAACGATACCAAGATGACAAAAATTTCCATAAAGAAGCAACTGGACGCTCTGTCTATATGAAAATGAATCAAGGAAAAGATGGCGAAAAAACAGATTTAGCTAACTTGAACATACGACGTGGTTTAGCAATGGCGATTGATAAAGCTGGAATGGTAGACACGCTCTTGGCCAATGGATCTAAAGTTTTAAATGGTGATGTGCCAGGCGGGATTATGTTTGATCCAGAAACAAAAGAAGATTTCCGTAAACAAAATGGTGATTTGCTGAAATTTGACCAAAAAGAAGCGGCGAGCGCATGGAGCCAAGGTTTGAAAGAAATCGGCAAGACGGAATTAACACTCACATTAACTAGCGGCGACACTTCTTTACAACGCAAACAAACAGAATTTATTCAAAACCAGCTAGAAGAAAACTTACCTGGTTTAACCGTTAAGCTAAAAAATGTCACAAATCAAGCAAGTTTTCAAGCTGATGTCACACAAGATTTTGAGCTCTTACTTGGTGGATGGGGCGGCGATTATCAAGATCCACTGACCTACCTAAACCTCTTCCTAACAAACAGCCCAGGAAATCATACCGGTTTTTCAAATGCCAAATATGACGAACTAGTCCTAGGGGCAAAAGGAGAACTATCAGCGAATCCAGAAAAAAGATGGCAAGCATTACTTGATGCAGAAAAGATTCTACTAAAAGATAATGCCGTGCTTATTCCGCTTTATCAAGGTGGTCGTGCTTATTTACAAAAAAGTGATTTAGAAAACTATACGACCTATCCAATCGGATCAGAAAATTACAAATGGATAGAGAAAAAATAA
- a CDS encoding DUF1648 domain-containing protein, whose translation MRKVGLFPSMIIFFTVGISAALYPLLPSEVAVHFGTDFSPDMFMQKWLGLIMIPFLMIMFTGTEYYGKEKVNQESLLEFEYCFRLLLVLLLIIQMSIILYALGYDIPTGRFSLITAGAFMLVLAAYIQYSKKIFKFLTMIGFKKIDAWSRNLLRKITTVTLNIAGTICFILALFMRNDPSYLMLAMLMTMCIIVVGSGVYLNKK comes from the coding sequence ATGAGGAAAGTTGGATTATTTCCAAGTATGATAATTTTTTTCACAGTAGGAATTTCTGCTGCGTTATATCCGCTACTGCCTTCTGAAGTGGCGGTGCATTTCGGTACGGATTTCTCCCCAGATATGTTTATGCAAAAATGGCTAGGTTTAATCATGATTCCCTTTCTAATGATTATGTTTACTGGCACGGAATATTATGGCAAGGAAAAAGTGAATCAAGAAAGCTTATTAGAATTTGAATATTGTTTTCGGTTACTATTAGTATTACTGCTGATTATTCAAATGAGTATAATTCTTTACGCTTTAGGATACGATATTCCAACAGGAAGATTTTCATTAATTACAGCGGGAGCATTCATGTTAGTACTTGCAGCATACATCCAATACTCCAAAAAAATATTTAAATTCTTAACAATGATAGGTTTTAAAAAAATAGATGCATGGTCAAGAAACTTACTTAGAAAAATCACAACTGTTACACTAAATATCGCTGGTACAATCTGTTTTATTCTCGCTTTATTTATGCGAAATGATCCCAGTTACTTAATGCTAGCAATGTTAATGACAATGTGTATTATTGTGGTTGGATCGGGCGTTTATCTGAATAAGAAATAA
- a CDS encoding nicotinamidase: MKIAAFDIDAQKGFSPLCPDELPVPGGEKIVPELNFMASLASLRIGSKDAHPQNAVWVVDSKDEMLATLEYPNADLTWVRHCEPGTKGFELLDGLPQVTDYNYFIWKGMERDIHPYGACYHDILEQLSTGVLEYLREEEVDLVLVGGLAFDFCVKTTVIQLSRAGFSVLVYLPATRALSEQGFDETRAQLANIDKVQLIETREELVAYCQ, encoded by the coding sequence ATGAAAATTGCAGCTTTTGATATTGACGCACAAAAAGGTTTTTCACCACTTTGTCCAGATGAATTACCCGTGCCTGGCGGAGAAAAAATCGTTCCAGAATTAAACTTTATGGCAAGCCTGGCATCACTTCGAATTGGGAGTAAAGATGCGCATCCACAAAATGCGGTATGGGTAGTTGACTCAAAAGATGAAATGTTAGCGACACTAGAATATCCGAATGCAGATCTCACTTGGGTTAGACACTGTGAGCCTGGTACGAAAGGATTTGAACTCTTAGACGGGTTACCACAAGTGACGGATTATAATTATTTCATTTGGAAAGGGATGGAGCGAGATATTCATCCATACGGGGCGTGTTATCACGATATTCTCGAACAGCTTTCAACAGGCGTTTTAGAATATTTGCGTGAAGAAGAAGTGGATTTAGTTCTTGTTGGAGGTTTAGCATTTGATTTTTGCGTGAAAACTACGGTTATACAGTTAAGTAGGGCAGGCTTTTCTGTGTTAGTATATTTACCCGCGACACGTGCGTTATCTGAACAAGGTTTTGATGAAACGAGAGCACAACTAGCAAATATAGATAAAGTTCAACTTATCGAAACAAGGGAAGAACTTGTCGCCTACTGCCAATAA
- a CDS encoding dihydrofolate reductase family protein translates to MSEKQVALYIAVSLDGYIADESGSVEWLESIDSEGDAGYEAFFDNVDTVVMGRTTYQQIFSLTDTFPYSKKDVYVFSNTKAGTKDEYADFVAGTVDTWLNNIEGENIWLVGGAKLVKQFLKEKAIDRFVITIAPIILGKGIPLFEEDNEHALELEKVSHFGQFAQLTYKNLEEN, encoded by the coding sequence ATGAGTGAAAAACAAGTAGCGTTATATATCGCAGTTAGCTTGGACGGTTATATTGCGGATGAAAGCGGAAGTGTCGAATGGTTGGAATCGATTGATAGCGAAGGCGATGCAGGTTACGAAGCTTTCTTTGATAATGTCGATACCGTGGTAATGGGGCGCACTACGTATCAACAAATTTTTTCACTAACAGATACTTTTCCCTACAGCAAAAAAGATGTCTATGTTTTTTCAAATACAAAAGCAGGAACAAAAGATGAATATGCTGATTTTGTTGCAGGGACTGTGGATACGTGGTTGAACAATATCGAAGGAGAAAATATTTGGCTGGTTGGCGGTGCTAAATTAGTCAAACAATTCTTGAAAGAAAAAGCGATTGATCGGTTTGTAATAACGATTGCGCCGATTATTTTAGGAAAAGGCATTCCTTTATTTGAAGAAGATAATGAACATGCATTAGAACTCGAAAAAGTTAGTCATTTTGGTCAGTTTGCGCAGTTAACTTACAAAAATTTGGAGGAGAATTAA
- a CDS encoding zinc-binding alcohol dehydrogenase family protein codes for MRVVGLTKSSNNFVDVEIARPVPENHDLLVKIKAISINPVDTKMRAANSEEELRILGWDAVGEVVEAGLDVTLFEKGEEVYFAGDVTRPGTYAEFTLVDERLVGKKPKNLKVEEAAAMPLTTITAWEALFDRLEITAEDKGKSILIINGAGGVGSIATQLAAKTGLDVISTASRPETIQWTKQFGATHVINHRENLTEQLKEIGFTQGVDFILCLHNTNAHWDDMQEAIRPQGKICSIVELAEPVKMSLLKDKSATFSYEFMFTRSKYNTADKIKQHEILNKAAEMFDEGILATTLNKVLSPINANTVEKAHEIVSSGKMIGKLVVKGFE; via the coding sequence ATGAGAGTAGTAGGATTAACAAAGTCGTCAAATAATTTTGTGGATGTTGAAATAGCTAGGCCAGTTCCAGAAAATCATGATTTGTTAGTAAAGATTAAAGCAATTTCGATTAATCCTGTCGATACGAAAATGCGTGCAGCAAATAGTGAAGAAGAATTAAGGATTTTAGGCTGGGATGCTGTTGGTGAAGTGGTTGAGGCTGGTTTGGATGTAACTTTATTTGAGAAAGGCGAAGAAGTTTATTTTGCTGGAGACGTCACAAGACCAGGCACATACGCAGAATTTACTTTGGTTGATGAAAGACTTGTTGGTAAAAAGCCAAAAAATCTAAAGGTAGAAGAAGCGGCCGCGATGCCACTTACAACAATTACAGCTTGGGAAGCATTATTTGACCGGTTAGAAATCACAGCCGAAGATAAAGGGAAATCAATTTTAATTATCAATGGTGCAGGAGGTGTAGGTTCAATTGCAACCCAATTAGCTGCAAAAACCGGCCTAGATGTTATTTCCACTGCATCACGCCCGGAAACTATTCAGTGGACGAAGCAGTTTGGAGCTACACATGTAATCAATCATCGTGAAAATTTAACAGAACAGCTTAAAGAAATCGGTTTTACACAAGGTGTCGATTTTATTTTATGTTTACACAATACTAATGCTCACTGGGATGATATGCAAGAAGCAATTCGCCCACAAGGAAAAATATGCTCTATTGTAGAACTAGCAGAACCAGTAAAAATGTCACTTTTAAAAGATAAGAGCGCAACATTTAGTTATGAGTTTATGTTTACTCGTTCTAAATACAACACCGCAGATAAAATCAAACAACATGAAATCTTGAATAAAGCAGCAGAAATGTTCGATGAAGGTATACTAGCAACAACGTTAAATAAAGTTTTATCACCTATCAATGCTAACACCGTTGAAAAAGCACACGAAATTGTCTCATCTGGTAAAATGATCGGCAAATTAGTTGTGAAAGGATTTGAATAG
- a CDS encoding cation diffusion facilitator family transporter: MAHNHDHAHGHNHNHAHNANKKALFTSFILIATFMVVEVIGGIMTNSLALLSDAGHMLSDAVALGLSLAAFKFGEKAASTDKTYGYKRFEILAAFLNGLTLVGISVFIFYEAIGRFFDPPQVIGAGMMTISVIGLLVNILVAWILMKGDTSENLNMRSAFLHVLGDLLGSVGAIIAALLIIFLGWNIADPIASVIVAALILVSGWRVLKDAIHILMEGKPANVDIDEVKSFFEKQEGVAEVHDLHVWAITSDFNALTAHLTVKEDADRDKILNDIEVYLQKNYSLEHSTIQLEGSHTHHHHCN, translated from the coding sequence ATGGCACACAATCATGATCACGCACATGGTCATAATCATAACCATGCGCATAATGCGAACAAGAAAGCATTATTTACTAGTTTTATCCTGATTGCTACATTTATGGTAGTAGAGGTTATTGGTGGGATTATGACCAATAGTTTAGCGCTACTTTCTGATGCCGGTCACATGCTGAGCGATGCGGTAGCACTTGGCTTAAGCCTGGCAGCATTTAAATTTGGAGAAAAAGCAGCCAGCACAGATAAAACTTATGGTTATAAACGTTTTGAAATATTAGCTGCGTTTTTAAATGGACTGACGCTTGTCGGGATTTCAGTCTTTATTTTTTACGAAGCGATAGGACGCTTTTTTGATCCACCTCAAGTAATTGGTGCGGGAATGATGACGATTTCTGTTATCGGTTTACTCGTAAATATTCTAGTTGCTTGGATTTTGATGAAAGGTGATACAAGTGAAAACTTAAATATGCGCAGTGCTTTTCTCCATGTACTTGGTGATTTGCTAGGTTCTGTTGGCGCAATTATTGCAGCGTTACTTATTATTTTCCTTGGTTGGAACATCGCTGACCCAATCGCGAGTGTTATTGTGGCAGCCCTTATTTTAGTGAGTGGATGGCGTGTACTGAAAGATGCTATTCATATTTTGATGGAAGGAAAACCCGCGAATGTGGATATTGACGAAGTGAAAAGCTTTTTCGAAAAGCAAGAAGGCGTGGCGGAAGTGCATGATTTGCACGTCTGGGCAATCACTTCTGACTTTAACGCATTAACTGCTCATTTAACCGTGAAAGAAGATGCTGATCGTGATAAAATCCTAAACGATATCGAAGTTTATTTACAAAAAAACTATTCACTAGAACATAGTACGATTCAATTAGAAGGAAGTCACACGCATCATCATCACTGCAATTAA